Proteins from a single region of Salipiger sp. H15:
- a CDS encoding CDP-alcohol phosphatidyltransferase family protein produces MIDAYLLPLQRRLLHPAAAALHRAGVRADHVTLAGFACGLAAAAAAACGAYGLALAGLAANRLADGLDGEIARRAGPTDRGAFLDIALDFLFYALFPLGFALADPGANALPAAALIASFIGTGSSFLAFSLIAERRGMTAADYPSKGIYYLGGLTEGAETIALFAAFCLFPGAFAPLAWLFAGACALTTATRLMAGWRLFR; encoded by the coding sequence ATGATCGACGCATATCTTCTGCCGCTGCAGCGCCGCCTTCTGCACCCCGCCGCCGCCGCGCTGCACCGCGCCGGGGTCCGGGCCGACCACGTGACGCTGGCGGGCTTCGCCTGCGGGCTGGCGGCGGCGGCCGCCGCGGCCTGCGGGGCTTACGGGCTGGCGCTGGCGGGGTTGGCCGCGAACCGGCTGGCCGACGGGCTCGACGGCGAGATCGCGCGGCGGGCGGGGCCGACGGACCGCGGCGCCTTCCTCGACATCGCGCTCGACTTCCTCTTCTACGCGCTCTTCCCGCTCGGCTTCGCACTGGCCGACCCGGGAGCGAATGCGCTGCCGGCGGCGGCGCTGATCGCCAGCTTCATCGGCACGGGCTCGTCCTTCCTTGCCTTCTCGCTGATCGCCGAGCGGCGCGGCATGACGGCGGCGGACTACCCGAGCAAGGGCATCTACTACCTTGGCGGGCTGACCGAAGGGGCGGAGACCATCGCGCTCTTCGCGGCCTTCTGCCTCTTCCCCGGGGCCTTCGCGCCGCTCGCGTGGCTCTTTGCCGGGGCCTGCGCGCTGACCACGGCGACGCGCCTGATGGCGGGCTGGCGGCTGTTCCGCTGA